The proteins below come from a single Candidatus Chlamydia sanziniae genomic window:
- the rplC gene encoding 50S ribosomal protein L3, translating to MHSHISLMGKKEGMIHIFDKEGNVVACSVVRVEPNVVTQIKTKETDGYFSLQMGAEEVHLPAKTVAKRFSKPKLGHLRKVDGRVFRFLKEVRASEEIVDGIALGDAFGLEIFVEALAVDVSGVSKGKGFQGVMKKFGFRGGPGSHGSGFHRHAGSIGMRSTPGRCFPGSKRPSHMGDKNVTVTNLKVIQVDLEKKFLLIKGAIPGSRGSVVIVKHSSRA from the coding sequence ATGCACTCTCATATTAGCTTGATGGGGAAAAAAGAAGGCATGATTCACATCTTTGATAAAGAAGGGAATGTAGTTGCCTGCTCAGTCGTGCGCGTTGAGCCCAACGTGGTTACTCAAATAAAAACCAAAGAGACCGACGGGTATTTCTCGTTGCAGATGGGCGCCGAAGAGGTTCACTTACCCGCGAAAACAGTGGCAAAACGTTTCAGTAAGCCTAAACTCGGGCATCTACGAAAAGTAGATGGCCGAGTTTTTCGTTTTCTTAAAGAAGTCCGTGCTTCTGAAGAAATTGTGGATGGTATAGCTTTAGGTGATGCTTTTGGTTTGGAGATATTTGTAGAAGCCCTTGCTGTAGATGTTAGCGGTGTATCAAAAGGAAAAGGATTTCAAGGAGTAATGAAAAAATTTGGATTTCGTGGAGGTCCTGGAAGCCATGGCTCAGGGTTTCATCGTCATGCGGGTTCTATAGGAATGCGCTCAACTCCTGGACGTTGCTTCCCAGGAAGTAAACGGCCTAGCCACATGGGAGATAAAAATGTAACTGTGACCAATTTAAAAGTCATTCAAGTGGATTTAGAAAAAAAATTTTTACTCATTAAAGGCGCTATTCCCGGTTCTAGAGGTTCTGTTGTTATAGTAAAACATTCTTCCAGAGCTTAG
- the rplD gene encoding 50S ribosomal protein L4 has product MVVLSKVDFLGNEVSKIEVAESFFAQKGNGLQLIKDYLVAIRANNRQWSACTRNRSEVSHSTKKPFKQKGTGNARQGCLASPQFRGGGIVFGPKPKFDQHVRINRKERRAAVRLLLAQKIQGNKLTVVDDTAFIESFPHPKTQIALKFLQDCGVECRSVLFIDHLDHAEKNKNLRLSLRNLTAVQGFVYGMNVNGYHLASAHNIVISAKALEELISHLVSEAKD; this is encoded by the coding sequence ATGGTTGTGTTGTCGAAAGTTGATTTTTTGGGAAATGAAGTAAGCAAAATAGAAGTAGCCGAGAGTTTTTTTGCTCAAAAAGGTAATGGACTTCAGTTAATTAAAGACTATCTTGTTGCTATTCGTGCAAATAACAGACAGTGGTCTGCATGTACCCGAAATCGTTCAGAAGTCAGCCACTCCACAAAAAAGCCTTTTAAACAAAAGGGAACAGGAAATGCTCGTCAAGGATGTTTAGCTTCTCCTCAATTTCGAGGGGGAGGAATTGTTTTTGGGCCTAAGCCAAAGTTTGATCAACATGTACGTATCAATCGTAAAGAAAGAAGAGCAGCAGTGCGATTACTGTTAGCGCAAAAAATTCAAGGAAATAAATTAACAGTTGTGGATGATACGGCATTTATAGAGTCGTTTCCCCATCCTAAAACTCAAATTGCGTTGAAGTTTTTGCAGGATTGTGGAGTAGAATGTCGTAGCGTATTATTTATTGATCACCTAGATCATGCGGAAAAAAATAAGAATTTAAGATTAAGTTTGCGAAATCTTACTGCAGTTCAAGGCTTTGTCTACGGCATGAATGTCAATGGGTATCATTTAGCTTCTGCTCATAATATAGTGATTTCTGCCAAGGCTTTAGAGGAACTTATCAGCCATCTTGTTTCCGAGGCGAAAGATTAA